From the genome of Dryobates pubescens isolate bDryPub1 chromosome 5, bDryPub1.pri, whole genome shotgun sequence, one region includes:
- the PIGH gene encoding phosphatidylinositol N-acetylglucosaminyltransferase subunit H codes for MEERQYRSASGTPIALRRRQHSASCRELAVRCPRLQLRSLSAVTSAVWLAAYGLFALSENSMVLSAAIFITLVGLIIYLHFVKVDQESLLVIGSLGIQVTSSYASGKESTTFIEMGQVKDVVINEAIHMQKVIYYLCILLQDPADPQGISEVVPLFQSSKPRLDCLKELYRSCQEILEQGRTAPQVE; via the exons ATGGAGGAGCGGCAATACCGCTCGGCCTCGGGGACGCCCATCGCGCTGCGGCGCCGTCAACACAGCGCCTCCTGCCGGGAGCTGGCCGTGCGCTGCCCCCGCCTGCAGCTGCGCTCTCTCAGCGCCGTCACCTCCGCCGTGTGGCTGGCGGCCTACGGGCTCTTCGCGCTCAGCGAG AATAGCATGGTGCTTTCTGCTGCCATCTTCATTACGCTGGTTGGCCTGATCATATACCTGCACTTTGTGAAGGTTGACCAGGAGTCCCTGTTGGTCATTGGCTCACTCGGCATTCAGGTGACTTCGTCCTATGCTTCAGGAAAAGAGAGCACAACCTTCATTGAGATGGGTCAGGTGAAGGATGTGGTTATCAATGAAGCTATCCATATG CAAAAAGTTATCTACTATCTGTGCATCCTCCTCCAGGACCCTGCAGATCCTCAGGGAATATCTGAGGTTGTGCCACTCTTTCAG AGTTCCAAGCCACGTCTGGACTGCTTGAAAGAACTGTACAGAAGTTGTCAAGAAatcctggagcaggggaggacagCTCCCCAagtggaataa
- the ARG2 gene encoding arginase-2, mitochondrial, translating to MALRSSFARLLRKQADTGLQRSRQAHSVALVGAPLSRGQKRRGVDHGPATLRAAGLVERLAGLGCQVYDFGDLNFTQVPNDELYNNLILYPRSVGLASQILADAVSRAVAAGHSCVTIGGDHSLALGSVSGHARQCPHLGVIWVDAHADINTPLTTQSGSLHGQPLSFLLRELQDKVPQLPGFSWLKPCLSASDIVYIGLRDVDPAEYYILKKYDIQYFSMRDIDRLGIQKVMERTFEQLMGRRQRPIHLSFDIDAFDPSLAPATGTPVLGGLTYREGMYITEEIHNTGMLSAVDMVEVNPLLGASQEEVKATASLAIDVIATCFGQTRVGPHAAFDELPTPSSPDESDSEEQVRI from the exons ATGGCTCTGCGCAGCAGCTTCGCCCGGCTCCTCCGCAAGCAGGCGGACACGGGGCTGCAGCGGTCCCGGCAGGCGCACTCCGTGGCGCTGGTGGGAGCCCCGCTCTCCAGGGGGCAG AAACGGCGGGGAGTAGATCATGGACCCGCTACCCTCCGCGCCGCGGGGCTGGTGGAGCGGCTGGCCGGGCTCG gatGTCAAGTGTACGACTTCGGAGATCTGAATTTCACTCAAGTTCCAAACGATGAACTGTACAACAACCTGATTTTATACCCGCGGTCGGTGGGCTTGGCCAGCCAGATACTGGCTGATGCCGTAAGCAGGGCAgtagctgctggacacagctgtGTGACAATAGGAGGTGACCACAG CTTGGCACTTGGTTCTGTCAGTGGCCACGCACGGCAGTGCCCacaccttggtgtcatctgggTGGATGCACATGCTGATATCAACACCCCTCTCACAACTCAGTCTGGAAGCCTCCATGGACAACCTCTCTCATTTCTCTTGAGAGAGCTTCAAGATAAA GTACCACAACTTCCCGGCTTCTCCTGGCTAAAGCCCTGCCTTTCAGCATCTGATATTGTGTACATTGGTTTGAGGGACGTGGACCCTGCTGAATA CTATATTTTGAAGAAGTATGACATCCAGTATTTTTCCATGAGGGATATTGATCGCCTTGGAATTCAGAAAGTTATGGAAAGAACATTTGAACAACTGATGGGCAG GAGACAGAGACCAATTCACCTGAGTTTTGATATTGATGCTTTCGacccctccctggctccagcaaCTGGGACTCCTGTTCTAGGTGGATTAACCTACAGAGAAGGCATGTACATCACAGAGGAAATACACAACACAG GAATGCTTTCAGCTGTAGACATGGTTGAAGTCAATCCACTGCTTGGAGCATCTCAAGAGGAAGTGAAAGCAACTGCTAGTCTGGCCATCGATGTGATAGCAACGTGCTTTGGGCAGACAAGGGTAGGACCACACGCTGCCTTTGATGAACTCCCAACACCCAGTTCTCCAGATGAATCTGACAGTGAAGAGCAAGTGAGGATTTAA